One window from the genome of Cyanobacteria bacterium GSL.Bin1 encodes:
- a CDS encoding type II toxin-antitoxin system RelE/ParE family toxin — MNYGNPKKTILTYVKANGSAPFNDWLENLKNRKARAIVRTRINRLRLGNLGDCKSVGEGVSELRIKFGAGYRVYFGQEGNTIIILLSGGDKNSQDQNIKKAKQYWQDYKRRSND, encoded by the coding sequence ACCCAAAAAAAACTATTCTTACCTATGTCAAAGCCAACGGCAGCGCACCTTTTAACGATTGGTTAGAAAACCTCAAAAATAGAAAAGCCCGTGCCATAGTTCGGACGAGAATTAACCGCCTTCGATTGGGTAACTTGGGTGATTGTAAATCTGTAGGAGAGGGAGTAAGCGAACTGAGAATCAAGTTTGGTGCTGGCTATCGAGTTTATTTTGGACAAGAAGGAAATACTATCATCATTTTGTTATCTGGTGGTGATAAAAATAGTCAGGATCAAAATATCAAAAAAGCCAAGCAATATTGGCAAGATTACAAGAGGCGTAGCAATGACTAG
- a CDS encoding putative addiction module antidote protein, whose protein sequence is MTRTRSYKDDLLKALTNPIEAREYLNAALEDENPEVFLLALRDVVEANSTMSELEQATNRNRESLSKTLSEKGNPQLNNIRSILSNLGFKLTVDTKN, encoded by the coding sequence ATGACTAGAACTAGAAGTTATAAAGACGATTTATTAAAAGCTTTAACCAACCCCATTGAAGCCAGAGAATATCTCAATGCAGCTTTAGAAGACGAAAACCCAGAAGTTTTTTTACTGGCACTCAGAGATGTAGTAGAAGCTAACAGCACCATGAGCGAACTAGAACAAGCTACTAACCGCAATCGCGAGAGTTTATCCAAAACCCTCTCCGAAAAAGGCAATCCTCAACTCAATAATATTCGCAGTATTCTCAGTAATTTAGGTTTTAAATTAACTGTAGATACTAAAAATTAG
- a CDS encoding extracellular solute-binding protein — translation MFPIKNYLKSFFRFIQNRKKLQPLIIFLATVISIPLLVTVVKSQQPTNVKVLIQALEAAQLEPIVEDFNEENPDIRLEVVEAPNDTNQVEDLYTSAFLLGDSPYDLVYMDIVWTPKFAAAGWLKDLSNRVSQEELDEFLDGDVNGGRYEDGLYRMPFRSDAGMLYYRTDWLQEAGYEPPDTFAELIEISKALQEQDYTSWGYTWQGKQYEGLSAMFVEILEGFDAFWVNPDTLEVGLDQPKAIEAVNFLRNTIEEGVSPPGVTTYSEEPTRRLFQNGETAFLRNWPYVYGLASESEIAGQFTIKPMPHAAGSKSGACQGGWGMGIAQSTDHPDAAWRVVEYFSRAETQKKYALQTGYVPSRRDLFDDPELVEKYTYLPELLNVIENAVLRPPIAQYSQASDILQRYLSAAISGTMSAEAAMNAAARETRTLLKRSQ, via the coding sequence ATGTTCCCAATCAAAAACTACTTAAAATCATTCTTTCGATTCATTCAAAATCGAAAAAAACTCCAACCTTTGATCATTTTTCTAGCAACCGTCATTTCGATTCCGTTGCTCGTCACGGTCGTGAAAAGTCAACAACCGACAAACGTGAAAGTACTGATTCAAGCCTTAGAAGCAGCACAATTAGAACCCATTGTCGAAGACTTTAACGAAGAAAATCCTGATATTCGGCTCGAAGTGGTTGAAGCGCCCAATGATACTAACCAAGTTGAAGACCTTTATACGTCCGCTTTTTTACTGGGAGATTCTCCTTATGATTTGGTTTATATGGATATTGTCTGGACGCCCAAGTTTGCAGCAGCCGGGTGGTTAAAAGATTTATCCAATCGCGTGTCTCAAGAAGAATTAGATGAGTTTTTAGACGGCGATGTGAACGGCGGCAGATATGAAGATGGACTTTATCGGATGCCCTTTCGTTCAGATGCTGGGATGTTGTACTATCGCACGGATTGGCTTCAAGAAGCGGGTTATGAACCACCAGATACATTTGCAGAATTAATAGAAATTTCTAAAGCGCTACAAGAACAAGATTACACGTCGTGGGGCTATACCTGGCAAGGGAAACAGTATGAAGGGCTATCTGCAATGTTTGTGGAAATCCTAGAAGGATTTGATGCATTTTGGGTTAACCCCGATACCCTCGAAGTAGGCTTAGACCAACCCAAAGCCATAGAAGCCGTAAACTTTCTGCGAAACACCATTGAAGAAGGGGTTTCCCCTCCTGGTGTTACCACTTATAGCGAGGAACCCACGCGACGCTTATTCCAAAACGGTGAGACTGCATTTTTAAGAAACTGGCCCTATGTTTATGGTTTAGCCTCAGAATCAGAGATTGCAGGGCAATTTACCATTAAACCGATGCCACACGCCGCTGGTAGTAAGAGTGGTGCCTGTCAAGGAGGATGGGGAATGGGAATTGCTCAAAGTACCGATCATCCAGATGCTGCCTGGCGAGTCGTGGAATATTTCAGTCGCGCGGAAACCCAGAAAAAATATGCGCTACAAACGGGATATGTTCCCAGTCGGCGAGACCTCTTTGATGATCCTGAATTAGTGGAAAAATATACTTATTTACCGGAACTCTTAAATGTCATTGAAAACGCGGTTTTACGTCCCCCGATCGCGCAATATTCCCAAGCCTCCGATATTCTACAACGCTATCTCAGTGCTGCCATTTCTGGAACCATGTCTGCAGAAGCGGCGATGAATGCAGCAGCGAGAGAAACCCGTACCCTATTGAAGCGTTCTCAGTAA
- a CDS encoding ATP-binding cassette domain-containing protein produces the protein MAKLQLQNLRKEYNSKTVPIKELSVDVDDGEFLTFVGPSGCGKSTTLRLIAGLEEPTKGQIVINGNTVNSVPPGERNVAMVFQSYALYPHMTVAENIASPLKIRKTPTSEIEQRINQVVQKLDLEESLLERKPGQLSGGQRQRVAVARALVREPEVFLLDEPLSNLDALLREQVRAELKQIFKSQNKPVVYVTHDQTEAMTLSTRIALLYDGVLQQLDTPYQIYNYPANSFVAGFMGSPQMNLITLNCKGQQAMFGNFGITLPGLTEIPSQIILGIRPEDVRLATDGDQHIVKGKVILVEDLGKEQLLTVEVEGAGEKQLRSLIPIDQTWDREEVELALPKHSLHWFDVERGNRLFF, from the coding sequence ATGGCAAAACTACAACTGCAAAACCTCCGTAAAGAATACAATTCCAAAACTGTTCCCATTAAAGAATTATCCGTTGATGTAGATGATGGGGAATTTCTTACCTTTGTTGGTCCCTCGGGCTGTGGTAAATCAACCACCTTACGCTTAATCGCGGGTTTAGAAGAACCAACCAAAGGGCAAATTGTGATTAATGGCAATACTGTTAATAGTGTTCCGCCTGGTGAAAGAAATGTGGCAATGGTGTTTCAAAGTTACGCCCTATACCCCCACATGACGGTAGCGGAAAATATTGCCTCTCCCCTTAAAATTCGTAAAACTCCAACCAGTGAAATTGAACAACGGATTAATCAAGTTGTCCAAAAGTTAGATTTAGAGGAATCGTTACTAGAACGTAAACCCGGTCAGCTTTCAGGCGGACAACGGCAGCGGGTTGCAGTAGCACGGGCTTTGGTGCGCGAACCGGAAGTGTTTTTACTGGATGAACCGCTGAGTAACTTGGATGCATTGTTGCGGGAACAAGTTCGTGCAGAACTCAAACAAATTTTTAAGTCCCAGAATAAGCCAGTGGTTTACGTAACGCACGACCAAACTGAGGCAATGACCCTTTCCACTCGCATTGCCCTCCTCTATGATGGTGTATTGCAACAATTGGATACCCCCTATCAAATTTATAATTATCCCGCCAATAGCTTTGTTGCTGGCTTTATGGGGAGTCCGCAAATGAACCTGATTACTCTCAACTGTAAAGGACAACAAGCGATGTTCGGAAATTTTGGGATTACCCTCCCTGGTTTAACTGAAATTCCTTCGCAAATTATCCTTGGCATTCGCCCGGAAGATGTCCGCCTTGCCACCGATGGCGATCAACACATCGTCAAAGGGAAAGTCATTTTGGTGGAAGATTTGGGGAAAGAACAACTCTTAACGGTAGAAGTCGAAGGGGCAGGAGAAAAACAGTTACGGAGTCTGATTCCGATTGATCAAACTTGGGATCGAGAGGAAGTAGAGCTTGCCCTTCCCAAACACTCTCTACATTGGTTTGATGTGGAGAGAGGAAATCGTTTATTTTTTTAA
- a CDS encoding ABC transporter permease subunit, with translation MTIAQKQTATTTATSPKPKLPNRKIALVVGIIFVAVFCLAPALWQVLTSFKINEAIATVPNVYLPRLDQLTFDHYMNLFSRRPFLLYIFNSLFVAATATLIALVTGAPAAYALARLRIPGEKVLVAIVLIVTLFPYVLLFLGLFEVVKALNLGNNYLALIIPYAGKNLPLTILVLRTFFQQLPKDLEDSAKVDGYNTVQMLVRIVLPMTVPALVTTGILAFIFAWNEFIFALTFVTEESMKTIPVATAQIGGSSIFEIPYGPIAAATVAGTLPLVLLVLFFQRRIVQGLTAGAVKG, from the coding sequence ATGACGATCGCGCAAAAACAGACAGCAACGACGACCGCTACCTCGCCCAAACCCAAACTTCCCAACCGCAAGATCGCCCTTGTTGTCGGCATTATTTTTGTTGCCGTTTTCTGTCTTGCCCCTGCCTTATGGCAAGTCTTAACCTCTTTCAAAATTAACGAGGCGATTGCCACAGTTCCCAATGTTTATTTACCCCGTCTGGATCAACTGACCTTTGATCACTACATGAATTTATTCAGTCGTCGTCCCTTTCTCCTCTATATTTTTAATAGTTTATTTGTTGCGGCAACGGCGACTTTAATCGCGTTAGTCACTGGTGCCCCCGCGGCTTATGCTTTGGCGAGACTACGGATTCCCGGCGAGAAAGTTTTAGTCGCGATCGTACTGATTGTGACGCTTTTCCCCTATGTTTTACTGTTTTTAGGCTTATTTGAAGTGGTCAAAGCGCTCAATTTAGGCAATAACTATCTTGCTTTAATTATTCCCTATGCCGGCAAGAACTTACCCTTAACTATTCTCGTTTTAAGAACGTTTTTCCAACAATTGCCGAAAGACTTAGAAGATTCAGCAAAAGTCGATGGCTATAATACGGTCCAAATGTTAGTGCGAATTGTCTTACCCATGACCGTTCCTGCTTTAGTGACAACGGGAATTCTTGCCTTTATTTTTGCTTGGAATGAATTTATCTTTGCCTTAACCTTTGTCACGGAAGAAAGTATGAAAACAATCCCCGTGGCAACAGCTCAAATTGGCGGATCATCCATTTTTGAAATTCCTTATGGTCCCATTGCCGCGGCAACGGTTGCGGGTACGCTTCCCCTGGTTCTCCTCGTTTTATTCTTCCAACGTCGCATTGTCCAAGGACTCACTGCTGGTGCTGTCAAGGGGTAA
- a CDS encoding ABC transporter permease subunit, translating to MKLNSIRQRDQLTGWLLSLPALIILILVFAYPIGRAFWLSLFTENLGTQLEPIFTGLENYARMFGDGRFWNSIGNTTIFTFFSLLLELLLGIAVALVLDQKFRGRGILRTVGILPWALPTAVMGLAWAWIFNDQYGVVNDLLRGVGVIDSGITWLGDPTRAMFALILADVWKTTPFIAVILLAGLQAIPQDLYEAHSLDGANPVQNFFTITLPLIAPQMIIALLFRFAQAFGIFELVTVMTGGGPAGSTETVSLYIYDTVMRYLDFGYGAALIVITFLILIIAVAIAAFILSKTDVNVTGEQ from the coding sequence ATGAAACTGAATTCTATTCGACAGCGAGACCAACTCACCGGTTGGTTACTCTCTTTACCCGCCTTAATTATCCTGATTTTAGTCTTTGCCTATCCCATTGGACGCGCCTTCTGGTTGAGTTTATTTACCGAAAACTTAGGCACTCAACTCGAACCCATTTTTACGGGGTTAGAAAACTATGCTCGGATGTTCGGGGATGGTCGGTTTTGGAATAGTATCGGCAATACGACTATTTTTACCTTTTTCTCTCTGCTGTTAGAGTTACTCTTAGGCATTGCTGTTGCCCTCGTTCTCGACCAAAAATTTCGCGGTCGCGGTATTTTGAGAACGGTTGGTATCTTACCTTGGGCGTTACCCACGGCAGTGATGGGCTTAGCCTGGGCATGGATTTTTAACGACCAATATGGTGTGGTCAATGACCTTCTCAGAGGTGTTGGTGTGATTGATTCTGGCATTACCTGGCTGGGGGATCCCACTCGTGCCATGTTTGCTCTGATTCTGGCCGATGTTTGGAAAACCACCCCATTTATTGCCGTAATTCTTTTAGCGGGGTTACAAGCAATTCCCCAAGACTTATACGAAGCCCATTCTCTAGATGGGGCCAATCCAGTACAGAACTTTTTCACTATTACGCTACCCTTAATCGCTCCACAGATGATTATTGCCTTATTATTTCGCTTCGCTCAAGCTTTTGGCATTTTCGAGTTAGTGACCGTGATGACTGGCGGCGGACCGGCGGGTTCCACAGAAACGGTTTCTTTGTATATTTATGACACCGTCATGCGCTATTTAGACTTTGGTTACGGTGCAGCCTTAATTGTCATTACGTTTTTGATTTTAATTATTGCTGTTGCAATTGCAGCATTCATTTTGTCTAAAACGGATGTGAATGTCACAGGAGAACAATAA